In a single window of the Tautonia rosea genome:
- a CDS encoding DUF2237 family protein yields the protein MAKNVLGSNLESCSLDPVTGFFRDGCCHTGADDVGLHLVCAEMTGEFLEFSRRRGNDLITPMPQYGFPGLKPGDRWCLCVERWKEALEAGMAPRVVLEATHMSALEFVSIEELKSHAIDVDVD from the coding sequence ATGGCCAAGAACGTCCTGGGGAGCAATCTCGAATCGTGCAGCCTCGACCCCGTGACCGGCTTTTTCCGAGACGGATGCTGCCACACGGGGGCCGACGATGTCGGCTTGCACCTGGTCTGCGCTGAGATGACGGGCGAGTTTCTCGAATTCTCTCGACGTCGAGGGAACGACCTGATTACCCCGATGCCCCAGTACGGCTTCCCCGGCCTGAAACCCGGCGACCGCTGGTGCCTTTGCGTCGAGCGCTGGAAGGAGGCGCTGGAGGCCGGAATGGCTCCTCGCGTCGTGCTGGAAGCCACGCATATGTCTGCGCTAGAGTTTGTCTCGATCGAGGAGCTGAAGTCCCACGCGATCGACGTGGACGTGGATTGA
- a CDS encoding SIR2 family NAD-dependent protein deacylase, protein MTTSRASDPIQQAAEALASARALVIGAGAGMGVDSGLPDFRGREGFWRAYPMAERLGLSFAEMANPRWFRHDPAFAWGFYGHRLNLYRATTPHPGFAILRRWMAQMSGGGFVVTSNVDGQFQRAGFPADHLVECHGRIELFQCLDSCGAELFDAPADPLVIDMEELRAAEPLPRCPRCGGIARPNILMFGDFDWDWSLTNAQERRFGEWLSTVVDAGPIVVVECGAGTAISTIRSLCERTAEQLGGTLIRINPRESQVPRGHIGLPLGAAEGLDAIDRRLARLRESVSEPGDSD, encoded by the coding sequence ATGACAACGTCCCGAGCGAGCGATCCGATTCAGCAAGCGGCCGAGGCGTTGGCCTCGGCCCGAGCGTTGGTCATCGGTGCCGGAGCGGGTATGGGAGTCGACTCCGGCCTGCCCGACTTCCGCGGCCGGGAGGGCTTCTGGCGTGCCTACCCAATGGCCGAGCGCCTCGGCCTGAGCTTCGCCGAGATGGCCAACCCCCGATGGTTCCGGCACGATCCGGCCTTCGCCTGGGGCTTCTACGGCCACCGGCTGAACCTTTATCGTGCGACAACCCCACACCCCGGCTTCGCCATCCTGCGCCGATGGATGGCGCAAATGAGCGGGGGCGGGTTCGTGGTCACGTCCAATGTTGATGGCCAGTTCCAGCGCGCCGGGTTCCCGGCCGATCACCTGGTGGAATGCCACGGACGGATTGAGTTGTTTCAGTGCCTCGACTCGTGCGGTGCCGAGTTGTTCGACGCCCCTGCGGACCCGCTGGTGATCGACATGGAGGAGCTTCGGGCTGCCGAGCCCCTGCCCCGATGCCCGCGATGCGGGGGGATCGCCAGGCCGAACATCCTGATGTTCGGCGATTTCGATTGGGACTGGTCCCTCACCAATGCTCAGGAGCGGCGGTTCGGGGAGTGGCTTTCGACCGTCGTCGACGCCGGGCCGATTGTCGTCGTCGAGTGCGGGGCCGGAACAGCAATCTCGACCATCCGATCGCTTTGTGAGCGCACGGCCGAGCAGCTTGGCGGCACGCTCATCCGCATCAACCCCCGAGAGTCGCAGGTCCCCCGCGGCCACATCGGGCTGCCGCTGGGGGCCGCGGAGGGGCTCGATGCGATCGACCGGCGGCTGGCGAGACTCCGAGAATCGGTCTCCGAACCGGGCGACTCGGATTAA